In a genomic window of Gopherus evgoodei ecotype Sinaloan lineage chromosome 14, rGopEvg1_v1.p, whole genome shotgun sequence:
- the LOC115635320 gene encoding solute carrier family 2, facilitated glucose transporter member 10-like, translating to MGRALLVLLLPATVSLLGGLMFGYELGIISGALLQLQMDFHLSCFEQEILVSSLLIGALLASLVGGILIDRHGRRRAILVSNLILLCGSLILTLAGSLIWLVFGRMTVGFAISVSSMACCIYVSEMVAAHQRGLLVSLYEAGITMGILLSYALNYIFSDMTEGWRYMFGLALAPTVIQFLSILLLPTKPVVLNLCDCDSQKGLIQLQNNEDGEEAKPEPCKEKHYSFLDLFRSRDNMKSRTLVGLGLVLFQQFTGQPNILCYASKIFRSVGFQNDSSAVLASVGLGVMKVIATLVAMVFADKAGRRVLLIAGCVVMSVSVTAIGLTSWTVPLDKARDCQTATEPNASYTIAQHPMQPVSSQPAVLYIPQTSAAGESQLSPGFALTGAEGLTKDFASTRNREIITESSRTQKMDLPNQSNEETVQNTSSPFSDTPNREHMILNWITLLSMMAFVSAFSIGFGPMTWLVLSEIYPAGIRGRAFSFCNSFNWAANLLISLSFLDLIDAVGLSWMFLLYGVVGVAAVIFIYLFVPETKGQSLEEIDQQFSRKRLLKGNTFRRRFGRRGNFARAQYQRVEHSSAS from the exons ATGG GTCGTGCATTGCTGGTCCTCCTGTTGCCTGCAACAGTCTCTCTCCTGGGTGGGTTAATGTTCGGATATGAGCTGGGGATTATCTCTGGTGCCTTACTGCAACTGCAGATGGACTTCCACCTCAGCTGCTTTGAACAGGAAATCCTCGTGAGTTCCCTGCTCATTGGGGCTCTCCTTGCCTCTTTGGTTGGTGGGATCCTCATTGACCGTCATGGAAGGAGGAGGGCGATACTGGTCAGCAACCTAATCTTGTTGTGTGGCAGCCTCATTCTGACTTTAGCAGGGTCACTTATTTGGCTGGTATTTGGACGTATGACTGTAGGGTTTGCAATCTCTGTGTCATCCATGGCATGCTGCATCTATGTCTCCGAAATGGTGGCTGCTCATCAGCGAGGGCTGCTGGTGTCTCTCTATGAAGCTGGCATCACCATGGGCATCTTACTCTCTTATGCGCTGAACTACATCTTCTCAGACATGACTGAGGGATGGAGATACATGTTTGGACTGGCTCTTGCACCGACTGTCATACAGTTTCTCAGTATCTTGCTCCTCCCGACTAAGCCTGTTGTATTAAACCTATGCGACTGTGACTCTCAGAAGGGCCTCATTCAACTGCAGAACAATGAAGATGGAGAGGAAGCAAAGCCAGAGCCATGTAAGGAGAAGCATTATTCCTTTCTTGACCTTTTCAGGTCTAGAGACAACATGAAAAGCAGGACTCTGGTTGGCCTGGGTTTGGTGCTCTTTCAGCAGTTCACCGGGCAACCTAATATTCTGTGCTATGCTTCCAAAATCTTCCGCTCCGTGGGATTTCAGAATGATTCATCTGCTGTCCTGGCTTCTGTGGGGCTCGGGGTGATGAAGGTGATTGCAACATTAGTTGCAATGGTTTTTGCAGATAAGGCAGGCAGAAGGGTATTATTGATTGCTGGGTGTGTGGTGATGTCTGTCTCCGTCACTGCTATTGGCCTCACCAGCTGGACTGTTCCATTGGATAAGGCCAGAGACTGTCAGACTGCCACAGAGCCCAATGCTTCGTACACCATTGCACAACATCCCATGCAGCCAGTATCCTCCCAACCAGCTGTGTTGTACATCCCACAGACTTCAGCTGCTGGTGAAAGTCAGTTGAGTCCTGGTTTTGCTCTTACCGGAGCAGAGGGTCTTACAAAAGACTTTGCCAGCACTAGAAACAGAGAGATCATTACAGAGTCTTCCCGCACTCAGAAAATGGACCTGCCAAATCAGTCCAATGAAGAAACGGTGCAAAACACAAGCTCTCCTTTCAGTGATACTCCCAATAGGGAACATATGATTTTAAATTGGATTACTTTGCTGAGCATGATGGCCTTTGTGAGCGCATTCTCAATTGGATTTGGACCAA TGACATGGCTGGTCCTCAGTGAGATCTATCCTGCTGGAATAAGAGGAAGGGCCTTTTCCTTCTGCAACAGCTTTAACTGGGCTGCTAATTTACTGATCAGCCTCTCGTTCCTTGATCTCATTG ATGCCGTAGGCTTGTCATGGATGTTTCTTCTCTATGGAGTAGTGGGAGTGGCAGCtgttatatttatttatctttttgtTCCGGAAACAAAAGGACAGTCTCTAGAGGAgatagaccagcagttctcaaggAAACG GTTGTTGAAAGGAAACACATTCAGGCGAAGATTTGGAAGAAGGGGAAACTTTGCACGTGCTCAGTACCAAAGGGTGGAGCACTCCAGCGCATCCTGA